Below is a genomic region from Silurus meridionalis isolate SWU-2019-XX chromosome 1, ASM1480568v1, whole genome shotgun sequence.
CCTGTACTGCAATGACACCAGCCTGTAAGGTGTTGcacctctctgtatgctgatgAGACCACCACGAACATATCTGCAAACTtgttatacataaatacatatttacttcttaaaatatgttgtgagtacaaatgtttactgctttttatattttacattttttgaattAAACATAATTCAAATGTTCATAAATTCACAAATTCAATTTAACATAATTAAActgtattaaacatttattgtatctataaaactgcaaaacagattacagaataatgtttaatatttctttatttctaaatattatgaaatccTAAAGGAGGGGATACATCACAACCTTAGATTTAAcgtaattttgttttaaatttaacGTTTACTGTTTGTTAGAATATGTTACTCTCAACCTTAATCAAGTTACatctttttcagaaaaaaactttttaagggtaattttcagaatttttttttttttattatttatagatttcCTTATGAATTTCAAACTGATCTTTTGATTCTCATTGTTGagttaatgtaataataatatctctagttcttctttgcacaatattctgtccacatttttttttgccactgttcactttatcttgattgatgctatttgtttatttgcacaatactctatttccttttttttgttttgtgtattgtcttgcactgtcttgtgttgtgttgtgcactgtttgcaccaggttgcacacatgcactttatgtggcaaggttTTTTCTACTAGGTCTTgaccctgtgtttttctgtttttgactgttgttttatgtagcacctgggtcctggaggaatgttgtttcatttcactgtgtactgcatcagctatatatggttgaaatgacaataaaaacttcttgacttgaccAGTGGTATGTGatgcactgcatttttttttattttctttttttagtataCTATATACAAATACtttgagaagtgaagaaaagagtgcaggcagggtggatttggtggagaagagtggcaggagtgatttgtaaaagTAGGGTATTTGCAAgcgtgaaagggaaagtttataggactgtggtgagacctgtgatgatgtatggtttagagacagtggcattgagtacaagacaggaggtggagctggaggtagcagagctgaagatgttgaggtttttgttgggagtgacgatgatggacaggataagaaattagtttattagagggacagcgcacgtaggactttttggagacaagatgagaaaggcgagattgagatggtttggacatgtggtatatcggtaggagaatgctgaggctaaagccaccaggagggaggaaaagaggaaggccaaagaggaggtttatggatgtggtgagggaagacatgcaggtggttgggttgaaggacgcagatgtacaggacaggggggtgaTCGGatgacggatgatccgctgtgggagaagccaaaagaagaagaagacatacaAATACTCAATAAGAACCTACATGACAGAAACTCGgctaaaatatacattataacagAATGTTTAAGACAATCTGTGTACTGTGGGTAGTCTGTATGCAATAGACCTCTGGTTCTAATATATCTAATGTTTTTAGGTCAGTGTGACTATATCCATTTGACATCCACAGTTCTATGAATTAACCTCTCAAGGTCCCTTTTAACAAAGAATATCACATATTTAAAgactgcaaaacaaacaaacaaaaacacaggctttcttttgtttcaatttatatttacagtttaagTGAGCAAACCACAAAAACAATCATATGGCACGTTTGCTTCCAAgcttaacaaataaaacacaatcaaGTCTACATGTAAGACCTAAGCATGATATTTGAgttcaaacacacatttatttatataattacatttgcatttataacaAAAAGCTATTTATCTCAACCTTTTAACTACACACCCTTTACTTAAAGAACATTAAAATTGAGAAATGCTAGAAATTTGTTTTGTGTACTGCATTAACCAAAGTTGTTTTGTTCCCTTTACATACAGTTCTGTTTTAAGCAAACTTTGATAATTTAAAAGCTCTTTGTAATTACAAAGattatttctgtttaaactAAAAATGAATTTCAAGAATGTCCTGATTCCCAACATTCAGATGTTTGTGTTGATTAAGTAACTGTTTAACTATGTGTTTCAAGATCTAGTGCCTTGTCTTGTTTGTCATAAAAGTGGACGCTTTTACCACATACAcaataaattcttaaaaaaaaaaaaaaaaaaaatcctttttatagatatttaaaaaatttggcCCAAATATATTGTTTCTATTCTCAAAGCCTCCTTAATGTGTACTCTGAAAGGACATTTACTATAAAGTAATACACTGCAATTAGTGTATTTAGTGGTTATTTATATACAGGATGATTTATGTCTTCTTGATTGATTAGCAAACTATGTTTCATTAGTCAAACCTATGACAAGCAGATTTATAGAGACTGCTTGGTGTTTTCAGGCTAGACTCTCTATAGATATTcagtatttattactttttaccaGTAAATGAATTAAAGTACCAGGACTGGTACAAAACCTAATTTGCTTGGCAAATTCCAAATTTCTTCATGTGAAGAATTATTGTTGTCCATCATTACTACCTTAAACATGGAGTCTTTAAAATGAAAAGTCCCATAACAagcatatacatttttcttgGAAAAATGCgtacaaatatattatatcgCAAATTACATGTTCCCAAACaacttgaaaataaataaaatccctgATTGCTTCGCGTACAGCAGCTAATTACTTGACGGATGCAGTTTCACAAAAACTAGCACAACTGTCTCAGGGTGTACACACAATGCAATCAAGAAAATAACTGCTGTAAACTAACTGCTTGGGCAGCATTTACTTCTTAACATTCCAACATTTCAAGTTCAAACATAACATTCCTCTTAATGGCACCAATCATTTCAGTTCATTCTTCCCCGTTAACATGCCATTCGTGGACAAGTTGCTTAGCTTGCCTTCCATTCTTATTTCTTCAAGATCTTTTGCGATTTCTCTTGCTGTAGGTCATGTGAAGACAAATTTTGTAGCAAGTAAATTTTAAGACACATTTGGTCAAACTTTTCAGAGGGCCTCATTTATcatgttgtataaaaaaattatttaataataaatcataaataatcatTTTAGAAAGCCCAAGCAAGCAAGCCCACCCATACATATACCATACATATAAATTTTGACTTTCAATCTAAATAAATGTAGGCATTCAGTTATGAAAGAAGGCTGCTGTGGGTTGTAATGGCTCAATACAGGATTTCTTTTTGCCACGGCATCTTTTTTTAAGCTGTAACACTTGTTTATAGACGTCACTAAGTGACTGATAAATGAGCAATCTAATATGCCACAGGCTGCAAATATGCAATATACTTTAAAGTATACTGCATGAAGGCACATTAGTGTGTGATGGATTTATTGAGCCCAGTAAAAATATGCtttaatgattataaaataataatataattgaaGTTTCtatgtgtaaaataatttgtgtgCTGGATTACCTGGCTACATtcaatgtttttaatgtatCTCTTATATCATGTTAAATCATATTATTTTTAGCCATTTAATTCAATCAGATTGACCTTTTCTGTAATTCCACTCCAGATACTTACAGGTTCCGTTACACAGTTAgttactgtatgtttttattcCCAGTGACATGGCCTAATGTCTCGATATAACCTTACATTAGCACAGTGAGTGTGCGGTTTTTTTGGAGTTGGCAACTGTATGGATTAACATACTGCATGCACACGGGTACAAAGAAATCCAGAGTTttggaaacattttaaaatctggtGTAATGTTTTTTGGCAATTGGTAAATGAGGCCCTTTGTTCATTAACAAGGAAAGTCCCCTTAACACAATTTACtgattccttcttttttttttcttccaggaGCAGGTAAAGTCTGAAATAAACATTGGCTTTCCTGTGGAGCCATcactacttttctttttttttttttttttttaacctctctCATCGACATTCAGGCTTTTGTAGGACACAGTCACTTCtcccttctttttttgcattagaTGACATGCAGAGCCTAGTGCACCACCCTTGAGAAAGCGCACAAAGTTCTCACCGACTAGGGGACCCAGGGCATAAAGCCCCACTTCCTGCACGCTTTCATAAGTGTATGGCTCCACCTTAATTGGGTTGCGCCGACAGTTGATTGGCTGACCCAGCTCAAACCCCAGTTGCCGACCCTCCTCAGGCAAAAAGAACAGATTAGGTTGCGAGCCAATCAAAATAAGGGCTAAGGAGACCTGCAGCACCACATGGTGCCCATCCTCTGCCTCCAGAATGCACTTGCCATTGGGTTTAAAAGATACAACACGGTGTTTTGAGAAGCTCATATATCCTGGGTATGAGCAGGATAATTGATTGTGGTCATTGTCTGTTGATGCCATCTGCTGGGACAGTAGATTGGGTAGCGAAGGGCTTGGCTGATACTGCTGCTGGCTCATCATCTGGTGAACTTTGTGGTACTCGGGGTAGAGAAGACGGGGCAGCTGGTTGAAAATGAGTGCTGGGTCTAAGACGTCTCTTCGGAACGCGTGATATACGGGTACGTTGAGGTGGTGGGAGCATAGAACAGCATCAGCAGCAGTAAGCCCTGCTCCAACCACAAGCACAGGCTCTGATGATTTGCACAGGGTTCCACTTGAGATGACTGACTCAAACTCTCCAAAGCTGTGGCAAACAAAAGGTAGTGACTCTCCTTCAACTCCAAGGCAGGCTGGGGAATCACTGGTGCCTGTGGCCAGCACTACATTCTCCGCCTGCACCGAGAAGGGCACCTCATCTCCATTGTCTAACCTCTGTATGCCCTGGATGTGCCAGCCAGAATGGCCTGAGCGAAGAGAGACACGCTGCACTGAGGTTACTGTAGTACTAGGGGCAAAGTTGTTACTCAGACCCATCGTATTCACATAGTGCTGGTAGTAGGAGGCGATATCTGCTGATGTGGCACGGTCATTGCGAACACTcctaacaaaacacacaaacaaggtataaaaattatttacccTGGGTATTTGGTGGTGTGTTTACCCCATTACTTGTACACTTACAGTACTATGCAACGTTTTAGGTACTTgtgaaaaatgctgtaaagtaagaatggtttaaaaaataaaactgtttgtttgatcaattaacaaaatggaaagtaaatgaacagaagaataattcaaatcaaatctatATTTGGTGTGATCATCCTTTGCCTGCAAAACATTCAATTCTTCTAGGTACACTTGCACAAGGAATTTGGCAGGTgcgttgttccaaacatcttggagaagtAACCACAGATCatctgtggatgtaggctgcctCAAACCCTTAAGTCTTTTCATGTAGTCCCAGGCAAAGTCAATGATCAGGGGCCAAACATCACTTCCAGGACTATTGGTTCTTCATTGTCTCCATTTTTGGGGTTATTGTCTTGCTACAAAATAGATTTGGGGCCAATCTGACACCACCCTGATGGTATTACATGATGGATAATTATCCGCATGCATTTCTCAGCATTAAGGAGACCATAATCATGAGCAAATCTCCAACATTGCTGACATATAGCCCCAACCAAACCTGCAAGGAACTTCCACcttgcttcactgttgccttcagacactcattattgttTCTCTCGCCAGCTCTTCGGCATACAACTTGAATCCTGCTACAGCCTCATGTTTCTAATTTTAACTCAACAGTATAAAGCACCTGCCATTTTTCTCCCGCCAGTTCTTTTGTTTTCGTGCATAGAGTCACTTGACCTCAATTCTACCATAAAGACCATTTCTGGCCAGACTTCTTCAGACAGTTGATGGGTGTACCTGGGTCCCTGATTTCCGCCAGTTTTTTCCTGACGACACTGCTGTTCATCTTTCTGATGTTGAAGGGAAGTAAGCACAGTGTGTCTTTTGTATGCTGCATTAAGTTTCCTCGGCCGACCATTGCATCTATGGGCCTTAATATTGCCcgtttctttgttcttcttgaaaatagcttgaacagcacataTTGGAAAACCTATTCTGCTTTAAAATCTTTGActgggagagaccttgctgatgctGTATAACTACCATGTGTCTTGTTGCAGAGCTCAGTCTTGCCATAGTGTATGACCTGCGACATACAAACTTCCACAACCTCAACTTATCAGCAGAGTTTGCCTGTTCCCCACCCAGTTTAAGCTTCCTACACAGCTggttctgtttcagttaatcaCATGCCTGACTCTGatctacaaaatccctgacttttaCAAGTGTAATAACTGAAACCAAAGGGTGGTCACACAAGATATTATTTTGATTTAgatttctcttttgtttatttacattctgtatttttacttgataaaaataaattaacatttatttttgaaagcacTCTGCGTATTGGCTCATATTCTGGAAATGGGGCACGGTTAATGGATTTTTGACTATGTATCTCTTCAAGTTCTTAAGTACTTTATGCTTAAGATGCACTCCTCGGAATAATACTGCATTTGCCTAAAAGTCAGAACTTGTCATTTTTAACTCAGAAATTCGACTTGGGAAGTTCCCCTCAACTCAGAGTTTAGCAGTCgacatctaataataataataataatttctgctCATAGCATGAACAATATAACAAAGTACccattattttaaaagaagctATTTTACGTTAAATCATGGATGTAACTTAGATTGTTTAACTAATATGTTTACTATgatgtttttaataatgatgAATTTAACAAATAGGAGAGTGTAACATcttaacaatcttttttttttctttaatggggAAATGAAGTGTGACACACCGCATGAAGTTTGTCaagctgctatgagacaatgttcattgtaaaagcgctatacaaataaaaattaatttaaattgaattgaacattttaaaaaataccacAAAACATAAAAGAGTTAACACCAAAAGGTTCATTATTAGTAGTAGATGCCCTTGCTTCACCCACACACAATCATATGCCATGCACagtcacacacattttaataaccatTTATAAAATCTTCTCTCAATGTGGATTAACATTAACGTggattaacattaaaaaaacattatcgcTAGGCGTGATTAAGAATGCataatctattaaaaataaCTGCCATCTTTAACTTGTCAGTGTTGGCAGCTATGTGGGTATGATGTTTgattgtgaacattaactgaagctcttgaacTGTATTTGCACGGCTTGTACAGTGAGCTGCTCACACTTGTCTGGATGATCCCAAGGCAACTATTTTGTCCATATCAGTGACCAAAATTAAGATATCTTGTGCTTTGCATATGGGGCCATGACTACAGTACACATTCTGCAAATTAATGTGCAACTGTAGTTGGAGTAAAAAGCTTGCTGAATTGTGTACAAGTCCAATCACAACGTGCTGGCTGTTGggctatttatatatacatacttataAAGAAGCCAGTAAACAAAGGAGACAATAGAGATGTATGTTTTAGCACAAATGCACTAGACTAGAACTTCTCTGCATGTAATGTCAAATACCTGCGTTTCTCTCTCATCCAATCCTTCAGTTTGAGTCCAGGAAGCTCCATCCAATTAGCAAGGCTAAGAGTTAACATGGATCCCTCCATAGCCTGTAGGAAAAACAGAAGTAGTATTACCAGATAGCATGTGATCCTCCATATGCATGGCACATGACTAGCTGCTGAAACATCTAAATTGTACTTGCTTTTATTTCTCAGATGTGGGAGAGATTTGAGATAAAAGTTTGGAAGACTATAAAACTTTCAGTTAAATGACTGAGTAAGATATCTATAATATCCAGGTgtaacatgcataaaaaaaatccaaatatcagtgtaaaaatctattttatgtttttttgtttttaaacaaaaccagtaaattttattagaaattgaaaatattaacatatctcaaaaattagaaaaaattattctattttaaaatgtattctagTTTAGAGTCATGGGGTCTAAAATACCTTTTCCAACTCCTGGGTGTAGTCTGTATTCTGTCTCCCCCTTGAACAATGCTAAGAAATTAAACTGCATTCCACTGGACCATAGCCAGCCCTGTACTTACATGCCATGCTCCTCCAGGTGGTCCTTTTCCAAGCACAAGGTGGGTCATTGCTCTTTCTGGCTCAAATCGCCATACCAATGGTGAGGCACAGTTCTGTCCAAAGTCACTATCTGGTAAGAGCAATGAATCAAAAAGTACGGCCAAAGGATTTGATGATCTGCCTTCCAAGCCTTCACACAGATACTCCAGATCCTAAGAATATGCACACAGACATACGCAAACATTAAAATTTAATCTGAGGCAAAATACTGGCATCATTCTTTCTACTTTTGAGCTTCTATGGTTACTGttaaattaactttacacaAATTGGTTTAATAAATATCTACACACCTACAAATTGgacttatttaattaaatgtgagGCTGTGCATTTGTAggagtattatatatatatatatatatatatatatatatatatatatatatatatatatatatatatatatatatatataaataaaaatatttaaaacaaaaaaaattttatagaGTTGCCTTATACATTTTCCGAAGCATAGTACGCTGCTATGCACGGTGTGTTCCTACACCTTTGTTTCAGGGCCAGCACTCGCTGGGTTACTCACTGAACCCAAAATGGACCCCTTATTGTACTTactttggagatgctctgactacTCATCTACTGATGACAATTTTGCCTTTGTCAAAGTCCCTCACGTCTTTACATttgtctatttttctttcttcctgctgctttaagacaataaccattgttaaaagtactacacaaacaaaataaaatttaattgggTTAAATGTTATGGCTGGTTAATTTAAATGGTTTTATTATCCTGTAAAGATCACAACTTGTTACAGCAAGAACCTAGATAAATAAGTATAATACCAAATGGTTATTAAAATACCCAATATAttgatgtaaaataataaataaccattataataaataacaaataaaaagaaaaacacacacaatggaaaaaaattatatatgtatggGTTTACCTGTTCAAACAAAGACAGATGAGAGTTCCCTTTAAGTTTTTGATGTAGAATTGGATTGGGGTGAAAAGCCTCAGGAGAGAAATAAGGTGTGTATCCTGATAGTAGGTATGATAGGCAAATTCCAGAAGGGCCATTACctggttaaaaacaaaacaaaaaaacaagaaatacatGCACATCTGTTTTACTTTCTCTTATGTTTGCATCAGGTTGTTCAAGCTTAAATATTTTAActtattagaataaaaaagagaattttAAAATAACCATAATTCTTAAATAAATCCTCCCACCATTCGCCTCCTACATCTACTCATCACAACACCAGAATTTTACACTCTTTTTATATGGTGTATATCAACACTTACCTACAATAACCACAGGCAGAACATCATCTGCGTCTTTATTATGCAGGTCCATGGTAGGAGCACTCAGCTGTGTAAGCCCAGAGAAACGCAAAATTATTGCAGAAAACTTTCATTTACAAGTAACCCtctgcatgcaaaaaaaaaaaaggaaactcaaATGATGATTGGGTGATCgggcaaaaaaaatcacaactctTCCAATGTGCGGAATGACTGGCAAGTGCACACAGAAGCATGAGAAGAAAGTACAGCTCCGCTAAACTGAAGCAACTGAGCGCCTCTCCTGGTGTAGATATCCTCCCTATTACAACTGGTGTTGCATAAGAGCATACAGTAAGCATGACTTTGCAGAAAGCTTAAAGGGCCAGCACTTCTACCCAACATTCTGCTGCATCAGATCTTACGAAACACTAAAATGATCTGTCTAGTGAGTCATTTATTAAGCCGTCTaatactgatttattttctcacagaaCAGCCCAACCATCCCAAACTAAACTTTAACGGTCAGAAGTCAGCTGTGTTGATAACTAGTCATGTTATagatataatgtaatatttatttgtaatatgtgGAAGAGATTTTGTGCCTTCGTGGATTGTCAATTACCAAAATTACTTAAATGCCTGTATACATGGATATACATGCAATGGGGAATGACTTACTGCACGTAAGCCATTCCCAGGGGaaaaggagagtgtgtgtgtgtgtgtgtgtgtgtgtgtgtgtcagaataCAGCCGCAGTTTTTACACTTAGGTGTACAGAAACAGTCAGCAAATGGCCATAATATCATTCTACTGGAGTTCGTGAGCAGGTGCTACTGACTTAAACAAAcgaccaaacaaaaaaacactggtCTTTGGTCTCATTTTGTTTTACTAAAAGCTGCGTAAATGTCCgatattttatattcagttaAAACTCGGATCTATTCTGTGTTTTTCAAAAAATGTTCATGTAATACGACGTTTTGACATGCAAATGATCATGACGCCGCAATGAACACATTGAACTCAATTGTATATGCATGACGTCACGTTCCAGCACCTTCTAGCAAAAGCGTCTGTCAGTGTAAAACACCGGCTTTTCACATTTGTAACTAAATTTGGTGACTTTTTTTAGACACTTAAACAactttgtgtaaataaattaattaataaataaaccaatagCGAACCTAGCAACCTTTAAGCCCACATTAAAACCTGTCACACTGCTGTAGAAACGGGCTGAGAGAGCAGCTTCTCTTCCCCTGAGCTCGTGTGAATGtcagcttttatttttgttcttcatTTTTAACATCCGCTGCCTCTTCTTCTGTAATCTTAACAGAATAGGACACTGTATTGTTCATGTATAAACGTTTATTTTATAGTAACACGACCAAATAAGAATAATTTTCTATTCTAATAAAATTGCATTCTGTTATATTCTGAATTAAACATGGTCCTTTCTTTGTGAACTCTGTGAACCTGTTATGGcaataataaatcacaaataTATGAATATGCAAAACAATCCACGACGCCATGCAGCGTCTTCTACCTGCTTTCACCAGGAATGAGTTGCAACACTAAATCTAAATTATAAATCGCAATAGATAACGTTTCATAACATACTCTAATTTTTTGATATTAAGAAAATGTTTCCGATGTTTTTCTTCACAATCGGACGATAAATTGATATGGCAActgatttaaaacattaatgatACCGCGAAACGCGTGGCAGATGCAACAAAACTAAACATTAGAGAATGTACAGAAGACGTTACAGTTCACAGGGTAACACGTGAGAAACGGCGTCACGCGCGAGCTTTGCGCTCCCGGTTGTGCTACACCGGCATAGCCGCCGTCTCTCCCCGGCCTCCTGCATCCTATATGCGCTGTGTTCAGCTCTCAGTGCATGTAAAAGCCTGGAGGTATAATAATCATTACTATTGCATTACCCTGATAGGTTTATGTGCCGGAGCAAAATTCAGATTCTTTTTTGCCACCATTTTGAAGGCTTGCTGCTGCCTAGTGAGACCCTGAGCAGAAGGAACCGGCTATTgagatcacacacacttaccggTCACGCCgctgaatgctgaactgtagcTCTCTATTAACCTGCTGTAGCACCTCAGTAATTACCGCACAATGACACCGTGATTCAGACGTTGCGCTACAGCCTCAGGCGTcgctttttatattatttaacagaCGCAGTGTACGTTTACCCCGCtgcgcctttttttttttctctcttttttttaatctctcgTTGCGCCACGCCACGCCCATACCCATGGATTACGCGAAGTAATGACGTAGCAAGTTGTGATTGGCGCGATATCGGCTGACGTATAAGCACTGCGATAGCCtactatttctatttctatagtCACTCGACGCTGATTGGCTTAAGCCGATTCACTTCTGATCTTGACCAATCGGGTAAATAAAAGCCGTGACCCCCTCCCATACACTACCCCACCCCCAACCCGTTAGAGTagtgacataaataaaaaaagaagctgaAATAACTTTATGCTATGACCAAGGGCGctatagcaaaaaataaaaaatgtccattaaaataaaacaattttctatctatctatctatctatctatctatctatctatctatctatctatctatctatctatctattagaGGTTTAATTATATAGCCCACATTGTACACCTCTACTGAGATATAAGAAAAAGTTATAAAGCagtgtatttaattgtaatCTTTTTTGTCACTAAGCTTGTTTTATCTGACTAATATAATTGCCCTTTACATCAAATATTATACTAGGACATAAGgctcactgaaaaaaaaaagttatacacCTTTCAGCA
It encodes:
- the osgn1 gene encoding oxidative stress induced growth inhibitor 1 isoform X1 produces the protein MDLHNKDADDVLPVVIVGNGPSGICLSYLLSGYTPYFSPEAFHPNPILHQKLKGNSHLSLFEQDLEYLCEGLEGRSSNPLAVLFDSLLLPDSDFGQNCASPLVWRFEPERAMTHLVLGKGPPGGAWHAMEGSMLTLSLANWMELPGLKLKDWMREKRRSVRNDRATSADIASYYQHYVNTMGLSNNFAPSTTVTSVQRVSLRSGHSGWHIQGIQRLDNGDEVPFSVQAENVVLATGTSDSPACLGVEGESLPFVCHSFGEFESVISSGTLCKSSEPVLVVGAGLTAADAVLCSHHLNVPVYHAFRRDVLDPALIFNQLPRLLYPEYHKVHQMMSQQQYQPSPSLPNLLSQQMASTDNDHNQLSCSYPGYMSFSKHRVVSFKPNGKCILEAEDGHHVVLQVSLALILIGSQPNLFFLPEEGRQLGFELGQPINCRRNPIKVEPYTYESVQEVGLYALGPLVGENFVRFLKGGALGSACHLMQKKKGEVTVSYKSLNVDERG
- the osgn1 gene encoding oxidative stress induced growth inhibitor 1 isoform X2, which codes for MSSQSISKDLEYLCEGLEGRSSNPLAVLFDSLLLPDSDFGQNCASPLVWRFEPERAMTHLVLGKGPPGGAWHAMEGSMLTLSLANWMELPGLKLKDWMREKRRSVRNDRATSADIASYYQHYVNTMGLSNNFAPSTTVTSVQRVSLRSGHSGWHIQGIQRLDNGDEVPFSVQAENVVLATGTSDSPACLGVEGESLPFVCHSFGEFESVISSGTLCKSSEPVLVVGAGLTAADAVLCSHHLNVPVYHAFRRDVLDPALIFNQLPRLLYPEYHKVHQMMSQQQYQPSPSLPNLLSQQMASTDNDHNQLSCSYPGYMSFSKHRVVSFKPNGKCILEAEDGHHVVLQVSLALILIGSQPNLFFLPEEGRQLGFELGQPINCRRNPIKVEPYTYESVQEVGLYALGPLVGENFVRFLKGGALGSACHLMQKKKGEVTVSYKSLNVDERG